One Onychostoma macrolepis isolate SWU-2019 chromosome 15, ASM1243209v1, whole genome shotgun sequence DNA segment encodes these proteins:
- the LOC131554223 gene encoding LOW QUALITY PROTEIN: C3a anaphylatoxin chemotactic receptor-like (The sequence of the model RefSeq protein was modified relative to this genomic sequence to represent the inferred CDS: inserted 3 bases in 2 codons), translating into MTSLLGTFHYKLVILFGFTVCIFFATFVVGLIGNGLVIFLTGCRMKTTVNSIWFLNLAIADLISLLSSLILAFLLVNQWYSLLMICIFIITVNLNQFASIYFLVVISLDRCLCTWMAVWAQNKQTLLKARIICMLVWVSSIGFCIPFFGVTIFTFTSLITFAFIVGFLIPFLIIVTSYIAIGVQIKRFKRGKQLRLYRLIITVILXFFICWFPCYVCSIYLITTEENNWSASDQVVFKTVIIXIIYLNSCLNPFLYVFMCDEYKKKLKQSLLLVLETAFHEDHLDFKADAKGRAGHENQT; encoded by the exons ATGACGTCACTTTTGG GTACTTTCCATTATAAGTTAGTTATACTGTTTGGGTTTACAGTATGTATTTTCTTTGCCACCTTTGTTGTGGGTCTCATTGGAAATGGGCTTGTCATATTTCTGACTGGCTGCAGAATGAAGACAACCGTCAACTCCATTTGGTTTCTCAACTTGGCGATTGCAGACTTAATTTCCTTGTTATCCTCTTTAATCCTAGCATTTCTCTTAGTTAACCAGTGGTACAGTCTCTTAATGATTTGCATTTTCATAATAACAGTAAATCTAAATCAGTTTGCTAGTATTTATTTTCTAGTAGTTATTAGTCTGGACCGATGCCTGTGCACATGGATGGCTGTTTGGgctcaaaataaacaaactttacttaaagccaGGATCATCTGCATGCTTGTGTGGGTTTCATCCATCGGCTTCTGCATTCCTTTCTTTGGAGTCACTATCTTTACTTTTACGTCTCTtatcacatttgcatttatAGTGGGCTTCCTCATCCCCTTTCTGATCATTGTAACATCATATATAGCTATTGGAGTACAAATCAAACGCTTCAAAAGGGGAAAGCAGCTCAGGTTGTACCGGCTAATTATAACCGTAATCC GCTTTTTCATATGTTGGTTTCCATGCTATGtttgtagtatttatttaataaccaCAGAAGAAAATAACTGGAGTGCCAGTGATCAAGTTGTATTCAAGACAGTGATAAT GATAATTTATCTCAACAGCTGTCTGAACCCCTTTCTCTATGTGTTCATGTGTGATGAGTATAAAAAGAAGCTCAAACAGTCTCTGCTGCTGGTGCTGGAGACGGCTTTTCATGAGGATCATCTGGACTTTAAGGCAGATGCAAAAGGACGAGCAGGACATGAAAACCAAACTTGA
- the lin37 gene encoding protein lin-37 homolog isoform X2 → MLHCKIKTEKTDAGARNRLDAVLQGLVERSDSEREQNEEDSGKMVADSLSKDLSPSSAGKRPSSRFPQHRRKKRKEMDDGLAETNQHKQNAYIIKLFDRSVDLAQFSTTTPLYPICRAWMRNNPSMRERTAPSPPHSSGEDEMTDMLNGKVQNVYRLPPPVSCPVGSAGEPVNLRIPPVEKPTESQSVDAAAGTSPLIFNHIKRWKKIRQKWKEASSKNQLRYSESIKILKEMYER, encoded by the exons ATGCTTCACTGTAAAATCAAGACTGAGAAAACAG ATGCTGGAGCTCGAAACCGCCTTGATGCAGTATTGCAAGGTCTGGTTGAGAGGAGTGACAGTGAGAG AGAGCAGAATGAAGAGGATTCTGGGAAAATGGTGGCAGACTCTTTGAGCAA GGATTTGTCGCCTTCTTCTGCAGGGAAAAG ACCATCTTCACGATTCCCACAACACAGAAGGAAGAAGCGTAAAGAGATGGATGATGGTCTGGCAGAAACCAACCAGCACAAACAAA ATGCTTATATTATCAAGTTATTTGACCGCAGTGTGGACTTGGCTCAGTTCAGCACCACCACACCCCTCTATCCCATTTGTCGGGCGTGGATGAGAAACAACCCATCTATGCGAGAGAGAACAGCACCCAGCCCCCCTCACAGCTCTGGGGAGGACGAG ATGACTGACATGCTGAATGGCAAAGTACAGAACGTGTACAGACTTCCTCCACCTGTTTCCTGTCCAGTAGGTTCAGCTGGTGAACCTGTCAATCTCAGAATTCCACCTGTAGAGAAACCTACAGAGAGCCAG tccGTAGATGCTGCAGCAggcacctcacctcttatcttcAATCACATCAAACGCTGGAAGAAAATTAGACAGAA gTGGAAGGAGGCTTCCAGTAAGAACCAGCTGAGATACAGCGAGAGCATAAAAATCCTTAAGGAAATGTATGAACGTTAG